A section of the Opitutaceae bacterium genome encodes:
- a CDS encoding APC family permease, with product MSTPSAPSAAPSLKRSLGLGSLVLYGVIIIQPTAPMPLFGVAYEKAGGHVITLILIGMVAMLFTALSYGRMANAYPNAGSAYAYVSREFHPAPGYLTGWSMMFDYMINPAICVIWCGKATFDVTAGLGTLHLSGMALDLSFIHQIPEHVWFVFYALLFTGLNLRGIESSARTNMLIGGGLGLVILLFLAAAWRHLLRDQSLDAAALARPFYDPESFSWKSLSSGAALAVLTYIGFDGISTLSEEVHNPRRNVLLATVLVCLIIGVLSSVEVYTAQLVWARPASAFPNLENAFAHVAGLVGGKGLFVLVTVALLIATIGSGMGAHMSAGRLLYSMGRDNAIPRRFFGYVHPRTRVPSNNIILVGAVALIGAFALDYDQRGYDLGAQLLNFGAMFGFMGVNLSALTHYYIRARDRRLRYLIPPILGFLICFYLWVNLSGLSLTIGTCWLAVGAVYGAWRTRGFTRKLEFAAPAGTSDSPQGDPEAQ from the coding sequence ATGTCGACCCCCTCAGCCCCGTCAGCCGCCCCGAGCCTCAAGCGTTCACTGGGACTTGGCTCCCTCGTTCTCTACGGTGTTATCATTATCCAGCCCACGGCGCCCATGCCACTCTTCGGCGTCGCCTACGAAAAGGCCGGCGGGCACGTCATCACGCTCATCCTGATCGGAATGGTCGCCATGCTGTTCACCGCCCTGAGCTACGGGCGCATGGCGAACGCCTATCCCAACGCCGGTTCCGCCTACGCCTACGTCAGCCGCGAGTTTCATCCCGCGCCGGGCTACCTGACCGGCTGGAGCATGATGTTCGACTACATGATCAATCCGGCGATCTGCGTGATCTGGTGCGGAAAGGCGACATTCGATGTCACGGCGGGACTCGGCACACTGCACCTGTCCGGCATGGCACTGGATCTCAGCTTCATCCATCAGATTCCCGAGCACGTCTGGTTCGTCTTCTACGCCCTGCTCTTCACCGGACTCAACCTCCGCGGGATCGAGTCCAGCGCACGCACAAACATGCTGATCGGCGGGGGACTCGGACTGGTGATCCTGCTTTTTCTGGCGGCAGCCTGGCGGCACCTGCTCCGCGACCAGTCACTCGACGCCGCGGCGCTGGCCCGGCCGTTCTATGACCCGGAGTCGTTCTCGTGGAAATCCCTCTCCAGCGGAGCGGCCCTCGCCGTACTCACGTACATTGGGTTCGACGGCATCTCGACGCTGTCCGAGGAGGTGCACAATCCCCGGCGCAATGTGCTCCTCGCCACGGTGCTGGTCTGCCTGATCATCGGCGTGCTTTCCTCCGTCGAGGTCTACACCGCGCAACTCGTGTGGGCGCGCCCGGCCTCGGCGTTTCCCAATCTTGAGAACGCATTCGCCCATGTCGCCGGCCTGGTGGGGGGGAAAGGGCTGTTTGTCCTGGTGACCGTCGCGCTGCTCATCGCGACGATCGGCTCGGGCATGGGCGCCCACATGAGCGCCGGCCGGCTGCTCTACAGCATGGGGCGCGACAACGCCATCCCGAGAAGGTTTTTCGGCTACGTGCACCCGCGCACACGCGTGCCGAGCAACAACATCATCCTCGTCGGCGCGGTGGCGCTCATCGGCGCGTTCGCCCTCGACTACGACCAGCGCGGCTACGATCTCGGCGCGCAACTGCTCAATTTCGGCGCGATGTTCGGATTCATGGGCGTGAATCTCTCCGCCCTGACCCACTATTACATCCGCGCGCGCGACCGTCGCCTGAGATATTTGATTCCACCCATCCTCGGTTTTCTCATCTGCTTCTACCTCTGGGTGAATCTCTCCGGCCTCAGCCTGACCATCGGAACCTGCTGGCTGGCCGTCGGTGCCGTCTACGGCGCCTGGCGCACCCGCGGATTCACGCGCAAGCTGGAGTTTGCCGCACCCGCGGGGACTTCAGATTCGCCACAGGGGGATCCCGAGGCTCAATGA